One Williamsia phyllosphaerae DNA segment encodes these proteins:
- a CDS encoding DUF6779 domain-containing protein, with the protein MTTTGRSADSRRVRRGPAQWLLGLLLALAIGASIAMMFSNSRSIAASLAVISALWAAVIGAILVTKFRRQADSAESKARDLRLVYELQLEREITARRQYELGVETQVRREVHAETNEELGELKAQIEALRASLELLVGGDLPEQRAALRSERRRELDRARSEPDESTYSAAGSYSTSDPAFDDGAVAERDFASTAPDVGADRVPIAEPNTLTEVIPVVTDEQGQASDDDGLRGAPRPAPSSRHGAAASDPGPADVPAFVDETPTDEWAVAPAEVVPEPVAADPVAPEPIVADVVAEPSASPVTSHASQGGGRHGRGAAPAQPQPEPTPVPEPPADPTPTPPPSRNDRHRAPEPEPGAHQSGRSASELIDQLRSGTGGGRRRRED; encoded by the coding sequence ATGACGACCACCGGCCGCTCGGCTGATTCCCGCCGCGTTCGTCGGGGGCCCGCCCAATGGTTGCTCGGTCTGCTCCTCGCGCTCGCGATCGGCGCCAGCATCGCCATGATGTTCAGCAACTCCCGCAGTATCGCAGCGAGTCTCGCGGTCATCTCCGCGCTGTGGGCCGCGGTCATCGGCGCGATCCTGGTGACCAAGTTCCGCAGGCAGGCCGACTCGGCCGAGTCCAAGGCGCGCGACCTGCGACTGGTCTACGAGCTGCAGCTCGAACGTGAGATCACCGCCCGCCGCCAGTACGAGCTCGGTGTGGAGACGCAGGTCCGCCGCGAGGTGCACGCGGAGACGAACGAGGAGCTCGGCGAACTCAAGGCCCAGATCGAGGCGCTGCGTGCGAGCCTGGAACTCCTGGTCGGTGGGGACCTGCCCGAGCAGCGCGCCGCCCTGCGGTCCGAGCGTCGCCGGGAACTCGATCGCGCACGGTCGGAGCCCGACGAGTCGACGTACTCCGCGGCGGGCTCGTACTCCACGTCCGACCCCGCCTTCGACGACGGTGCCGTGGCCGAACGCGACTTCGCCAGCACCGCGCCCGACGTCGGCGCTGATCGGGTGCCGATCGCCGAGCCCAACACGCTGACCGAGGTCATCCCGGTGGTCACCGACGAGCAGGGTCAGGCCTCCGACGACGACGGCCTTCGTGGCGCGCCACGTCCGGCACCGTCGTCCCGTCACGGGGCCGCCGCGTCCGACCCCGGTCCCGCCGACGTCCCGGCGTTCGTCGACGAGACCCCGACCGACGAATGGGCGGTGGCACCCGCCGAGGTCGTCCCGGAGCCGGTCGCAGCCGATCCGGTCGCGCCCGAGCCGATCGTGGCCGACGTCGTCGCCGAGCCCTCGGCATCACCCGTGACGTCGCACGCGAGTCAGGGGGGCGGTCGGCACGGTCGCGGCGCGGCGCCGGCGCAGCCGCAGCCCGAGCCCACCCCGGTCCCCGAGCCCCCGGCCGATCCGACGCCCACCCCGCCGCCGAGCCGCAACGATCGTCATCGGGCCCCAGAACCCGAGCCCGGTGCACACCAGTCGGGCCGGTCGGCGTCGGAACTGATCGACCAGCTGCGATCGGGAACCGGCGGCGGTCGCCGCCGCCGCGAGGACTGA
- a CDS encoding Rossmann-like and DUF2520 domain-containing protein, whose product MTSSGIANWPAPARLTVGIVSAGRVGTALGAALESADHVVGAVVARSDAARDRVARRLPESQILPVHEVAARSELLIISVPDDQLTAVIAELASSGAVRPGTIVAHTAGAHGIGILAPLTELGVTPLALHPAMTFVDTDDDTTRLRSTCFGVTAADEIGHAVGSTLVLEMGGESVRVREEARTLYHAALAHGANHLVALISDSLAALRIALAGPEIPGQDFIDENAAGLPERLLGPLVSAALQNTLELGPRALTGPVARGDAVAVAGHLAALREADPDLAEAYRTMSLRAASYTRAPAALIEVLER is encoded by the coding sequence GTGACCTCATCGGGCATCGCCAACTGGCCCGCGCCCGCGCGGCTGACCGTCGGCATCGTCTCCGCGGGTCGCGTCGGGACGGCGTTGGGAGCGGCCCTCGAGTCCGCCGACCACGTCGTCGGTGCCGTCGTCGCCCGCTCGGACGCCGCGCGCGACCGCGTCGCCCGCCGACTCCCCGAATCGCAGATCCTGCCGGTACACGAGGTCGCGGCCCGCTCGGAACTGCTCATCATCAGCGTCCCCGACGATCAGCTCACCGCCGTCATCGCCGAGTTGGCCTCGTCCGGCGCGGTCCGCCCGGGCACCATCGTCGCGCACACCGCGGGCGCCCACGGGATCGGGATCCTGGCGCCCCTGACGGAACTGGGCGTCACCCCCCTCGCTCTGCACCCTGCGATGACCTTCGTCGACACCGACGACGACACCACCCGCCTGCGGTCGACCTGCTTCGGGGTCACCGCCGCCGACGAGATCGGCCACGCCGTCGGATCGACGCTGGTCCTCGAGATGGGGGGCGAGTCGGTCCGTGTTCGCGAGGAGGCCCGCACCCTCTACCACGCCGCCCTGGCCCACGGTGCGAACCACCTCGTCGCACTCATCTCGGATTCCCTTGCCGCACTACGGATCGCGCTGGCCGGCCCGGAGATACCGGGCCAGGACTTCATCGACGAGAACGCGGCGGGCCTGCCCGAGCGCCTGCTCGGACCGCTGGTGTCGGCGGCCCTGCAGAACACTCTCGAGCTGGGCCCCCGTGCGCTGACCGGACCGGTCGCGCGCGGCGACGCCGTCGCGGTGGCGGGCCATCTCGCCGCCCTGCGCGAGGCCGACCCCGATCTGGCCGAGGCCTACCGCACCATGTCCCTGCGTGCTGCGTCCTACACCCGAGCGCCCGCCGCTCTGATCGAAGTGCTCGAGAGGTGA
- the panC gene encoding pantoate--beta-alanine ligase produces the protein MTTPTRPYVPGSLTVHRDPAQISRISKALRATGKRVVLVPTMGALHDGHRELVASAKSQGNTVVIVSIFVNPLQFGAGEDLDAYPRTFDADRALLDDLGVELVFAPTVTDMYPNGPRTTVLPGPLGAELEGQSRPTHFAGMLTVVAKLLSIAAPHAAFFGEKDYQQLVLVRQMVTDLNMGIDIVGVPTVRESDGLAMSSRNAYLGPEHRAAATALSAALVAGAHAAAGGAQAIIDTASAVLAHAPEIDVDYLEVRGTDLGPAPEHGDGRLLVAARLGSTRLIDNVGVAVGTGFLSE, from the coding sequence ATGACCACACCCACCCGCCCGTACGTGCCGGGGTCGCTGACCGTGCACCGCGACCCGGCCCAGATCAGCCGGATCAGCAAGGCGCTGCGCGCCACCGGCAAGCGAGTCGTCCTGGTGCCCACCATGGGTGCGCTGCACGACGGCCACCGGGAGTTGGTCGCATCGGCCAAGTCCCAGGGGAACACCGTCGTCATCGTCTCGATCTTCGTCAACCCACTGCAGTTCGGCGCCGGAGAGGACCTCGACGCCTATCCGCGCACCTTCGACGCCGACCGCGCCCTGCTCGACGACCTCGGTGTGGAACTCGTGTTCGCGCCGACGGTCACCGACATGTACCCGAACGGCCCGCGCACCACGGTGCTGCCGGGTCCGCTCGGTGCCGAGCTCGAGGGCCAGTCGCGGCCCACGCATTTCGCCGGGATGCTGACCGTCGTCGCCAAGCTGCTGTCCATCGCAGCACCCCACGCCGCCTTCTTCGGCGAGAAGGACTACCAGCAGCTCGTGCTGGTGCGCCAGATGGTCACCGACCTCAACATGGGCATCGACATCGTCGGCGTCCCGACGGTGCGTGAATCCGACGGTCTCGCGATGTCGAGTCGCAACGCCTACCTCGGTCCCGAACACCGGGCGGCGGCGACCGCGCTGTCGGCGGCGCTCGTGGCGGGCGCCCACGCCGCGGCCGGTGGGGCGCAGGCCATCATCGACACCGCGTCGGCGGTCCTGGCGCACGCCCCCGAGATCGACGTCGACTACCTCGAGGTGCGCGGCACCGATCTGGGTCCCGCCCCGGAACACGGTGACGGACGGCTGCTCGTCGCCGCCCGCCTCGGGTCCACCCGCCTCATCGACAACGTCGGCGTCGCCGTCGGCACCGGCTTCTTATCAGAGTGA
- the panD gene encoding aspartate 1-decarboxylase translates to MFRTMMTSKIHRATVTQADLHYVGSVTIDADLLDAADLLEGEQVTIVDIDNGNRLETYAIAGERGSGVIGINGAAAHLVHPGDLVIIIAYGILSPAEIDGYAPRVVFVDERNRIDELGSDPAHAPVGSGLLDPREPASALG, encoded by the coding sequence ATGTTTCGCACCATGATGACGTCGAAGATCCACCGCGCGACCGTCACCCAGGCCGATCTGCACTACGTCGGTTCGGTGACCATCGACGCGGATCTGCTCGACGCCGCGGATCTGCTCGAGGGCGAGCAGGTGACGATCGTCGACATCGACAACGGCAACCGTCTCGAGACCTACGCCATCGCCGGCGAACGCGGCTCGGGTGTCATCGGGATCAACGGCGCCGCTGCCCATCTCGTGCACCCGGGGGATCTGGTCATCATCATCGCCTACGGCATCCTCAGCCCCGCCGAGATCGACGGGTACGCACCGCGCGTGGTGTTCGTCGACGAGCGCAACCGCATCGACGAGCTCGGTTCCGATCCCGCGCACGCGCCGGTCGGGTCGGGTCTGCTCGACCCGCGCGAGCCCGCATCGGCCCTGGGCTGA
- a CDS encoding type III pantothenate kinase gives MLLALDVGNTNIHLGVFAGKGENARLVHDWRMRTEPKMTADELALSLRGLLGPDVERVVSVVGLSTVPSLLREMRVMVSKYFGAGPHVLLEPGLRTGVPLLVDNPKEVGTDRVANALAAHATYGGACIIVDFGTTTLVDAVSAAGEFLGGAIAPGIDLAVDALAVRTVTLRRVELLPPRSVIGKNTVEALQSGILYGFAGQVDGLVSRVQRDIPGFSGPDVTVVATGYLAPLVFDECQTLTVHHPYLTLDGLRLVFERQLEGPRTKKR, from the coding sequence GTGCTCCTCGCACTCGACGTCGGCAACACGAACATCCATCTCGGGGTGTTCGCGGGCAAGGGCGAGAACGCGAGGCTGGTGCACGACTGGCGGATGCGGACCGAACCGAAGATGACGGCCGACGAGTTGGCGCTGTCGCTGCGGGGGCTGCTCGGTCCCGACGTGGAACGGGTGGTCTCGGTCGTCGGGTTGTCCACGGTCCCATCGCTTCTGCGCGAGATGCGGGTGATGGTGTCGAAGTACTTCGGGGCCGGCCCACACGTCCTGCTCGAGCCCGGTCTGCGGACCGGTGTGCCGTTGCTCGTCGACAACCCCAAGGAGGTCGGCACCGACCGCGTCGCCAACGCCCTGGCAGCCCATGCGACGTACGGGGGTGCCTGCATCATCGTCGATTTCGGGACCACGACACTCGTCGACGCGGTCTCGGCCGCCGGTGAGTTCCTCGGTGGCGCCATCGCCCCAGGTATCGACCTGGCCGTCGACGCCCTCGCCGTGCGCACGGTGACGCTGCGCCGGGTCGAACTCCTGCCGCCCCGCAGCGTGATCGGCAAGAACACCGTCGAGGCGCTCCAGTCGGGCATCCTCTACGGGTTCGCGGGGCAGGTCGACGGACTGGTGTCGCGGGTGCAGCGCGACATCCCCGGTTTCTCCGGGCCCGACGTCACCGTCGTGGCCACCGGCTATCTCGCCCCACTGGTCTTCGACGAGTGCCAGACGCTGACGGTGCATCACCCGTACCTGACGCTCGACGGACTGCGGCTGGTGTTCGAGCGGCAACTCGAGGGCCCGCGCACCAAGAAGCGTTGA
- a CDS encoding rhodanese-like domain-containing protein: MSAALLIDSRPHSAARSAAPTAPSYRPATPVTASAVRTVSVTVDDYVAAVAAGHRVVDIRSQRQRDADGIISGALAIDPSVLLDRLVPGSSNALRAAASDARWILVSSDGHDAEWSAWHLQARGVAGTRFLLGGLDALRERARRDAAAGRVRLPLSEQGHRDLAIIAAH, encoded by the coding sequence ATGTCTGCTGCTCTCCTGATCGATTCCCGTCCGCATTCGGCCGCCCGATCGGCTGCCCCCACCGCACCCTCGTATCGGCCCGCGACCCCGGTCACAGCGAGCGCCGTGCGCACGGTCTCGGTCACCGTCGACGACTACGTGGCTGCTGTTGCCGCAGGTCACCGCGTGGTCGACATCCGCTCGCAACGCCAGCGCGACGCCGACGGCATCATCTCCGGCGCCCTGGCCATCGACCCGTCGGTGCTGCTCGACCGGCTCGTCCCCGGCTCGTCGAACGCTCTGCGGGCGGCGGCGTCGGATGCCCGCTGGATCCTGGTGAGCTCGGACGGTCACGACGCCGAGTGGTCGGCGTGGCACCTGCAGGCCCGCGGTGTCGCGGGTACCCGCTTCCTGCTGGGTGGTCTCGACGCCCTGCGTGAGCGTGCCCGTCGCGACGCGGCGGCCGGTCGTGTGCGCCTGCCGCTGTCGGAGCAGGGGCACCGCGACCTGGCCATCATCGCTGCGCACTGA
- the lysS gene encoding lysine--tRNA ligase, with product MSDATATPGPDSPSDDQIPEQQRIRSEKRARLLASGVQAYPVSIPRTHSLAEIRRLYPDLETDTATGDHVGVVGRVMFVRNKGKLCFGTLQEGDGTQLQVMISFNGVGEQALAAWKSDVDLGDFVFVHGEVISSRTGELSVMADDWQMASKALRPLPVAHKELSEESRVRQRYVDLIVRPAARTTARTRIAVIHELRSALRDRSFLEVETPMLQTQPGGAAARPFVTHSNALDIDLYLRIAPELFLKRCVVGGMERVFEINRNFRNEGVDSTHSPEFGMLETYQAYGTYDDSAVMTRELVQEVSQRALGTLQPTMADGSTYDLSGEWTTVSMYPSLSEALGEEITPQTSVDDLLSIAGRVGLDVPSGKGYGHGKLVEELWEHQVGEHIDSPLFVRDFPVETSPLTRDHRSIPGVVEKWDLYIRGFELATGYSELIDPVIQRERFADQARLASAGDDEAMVLDEEFLTAMEHGMPPTTGTGMGIDRLLMALTGLGIRETILFPLVKPNE from the coding sequence GTGAGTGACGCAACGGCAACGCCCGGACCCGACAGCCCCTCGGACGACCAGATCCCCGAACAGCAGCGCATCCGTTCGGAGAAGCGTGCGCGGTTGCTGGCCTCCGGTGTGCAGGCCTACCCGGTGTCCATCCCGCGCACCCACTCGCTGGCCGAGATCCGCCGTCTGTACCCGGATCTGGAGACCGACACGGCCACCGGTGACCACGTCGGTGTCGTGGGCCGGGTCATGTTCGTGCGCAACAAGGGCAAGCTGTGCTTCGGGACGCTGCAGGAGGGCGACGGAACGCAGCTGCAGGTGATGATCAGCTTCAACGGGGTGGGTGAGCAGGCCCTCGCCGCCTGGAAGTCCGATGTCGACCTCGGTGACTTCGTCTTCGTGCACGGCGAGGTCATCAGTTCGCGGACCGGCGAGCTCAGTGTGATGGCCGACGACTGGCAGATGGCGTCGAAGGCATTGCGGCCGTTGCCGGTTGCGCACAAGGAGCTGAGCGAGGAGTCCCGTGTCCGGCAGCGTTACGTGGATCTCATCGTGCGTCCCGCGGCGCGGACGACCGCGCGGACCCGTATCGCCGTAATCCACGAACTGCGCTCCGCGCTGCGCGATCGTTCCTTCCTGGAGGTGGAGACGCCGATGCTGCAGACCCAGCCCGGTGGTGCCGCCGCACGTCCGTTCGTGACCCATTCGAATGCGCTCGACATCGACCTCTATCTGCGGATCGCGCCGGAATTGTTCCTCAAGCGCTGTGTGGTCGGCGGAATGGAGCGTGTCTTCGAGATCAACCGCAATTTCCGTAACGAGGGTGTCGATTCCACCCATTCGCCGGAATTCGGGATGCTCGAGACCTATCAGGCCTACGGCACCTACGACGATTCCGCGGTGATGACCCGGGAACTGGTCCAGGAGGTGTCGCAGCGCGCCCTGGGGACGCTGCAACCGACGATGGCCGACGGCAGCACCTACGACCTGTCCGGTGAGTGGACGACGGTGTCGATGTACCCGTCGCTCTCGGAGGCGCTGGGGGAGGAGATCACCCCGCAGACGTCGGTCGACGACCTGCTGTCGATCGCCGGCCGGGTGGGCCTGGATGTGCCCTCGGGCAAGGGATACGGGCACGGCAAGCTGGTCGAGGAGTTGTGGGAGCACCAGGTGGGCGAGCACATCGACTCCCCGTTGTTCGTCCGCGACTTCCCGGTCGAGACGTCGCCGCTGACCCGTGACCACCGGTCGATCCCGGGCGTCGTCGAGAAGTGGGACCTCTACATCCGTGGATTCGAGTTGGCGACCGGTTATTCGGAATTGATCGACCCGGTCATCCAGCGTGAGCGATTCGCCGATCAGGCGCGCCTCGCGTCGGCCGGTGACGACGAGGCGATGGTTCTCGACGAGGAATTCCTGACCGCGATGGAGCACGGGATGCCGCCGACGACGGGCACCGGCATGGGTATCGACCGCCTGTTGATGGCGCTGACCGGATTGGGCATTCGGGAGACCATTCTGTTCCCGCTGGTGAAGCCGAACGAATGA
- a CDS encoding histone-like nucleoid-structuring protein Lsr2 produces the protein MAKKVTVTLVDDVDDSKSADETVEFGIDGVTYEIDLSTKNAARLRSEIDTWVEHARRVGGRRRSKGATPSAAVDRGQSAAIRDWARRNGHGVSARGRVSGEIVELYNAAH, from the coding sequence ATGGCGAAGAAAGTGACGGTCACCCTTGTGGATGACGTCGACGACAGTAAATCCGCCGATGAAACCGTGGAGTTCGGCATCGATGGCGTGACCTACGAGATCGATCTCTCGACCAAGAATGCAGCTCGTCTGCGGTCGGAGATCGACACCTGGGTGGAGCACGCACGTCGTGTCGGCGGCCGTCGGCGCAGCAAGGGCGCAACGCCCTCCGCTGCGGTCGACCGTGGTCAGTCCGCGGCCATCCGGGATTGGGCACGGCGTAACGGCCACGGCGTCTCCGCGCGTGGACGTGTTTCGGGAGAGATCGTGGAGCTCTACAACGCCGCACACTGA
- a CDS encoding FadD3 family acyl-CoA ligase, producing the protein MRASLTYQAFARFSDVTDVDLVQTTPQALRRAALMWPDQIAVVDSQWGEDIELTWSELLGAVRTFAGALIRQGIGAGDRVAIWAPNSVHWPIAALGAHFVGATLVPVNTRYTATEVLDVLVRTHSRALVVPGVFLGVDRLAELAALADLPADTDLIASIRIRLDADDCTRADHGIDWNDFLSSATDSDRAEADTRADAVRPDDVSDILFTSGTTGRSKGVVAEHRQSAAGARAWGANGALSTDDRYLMVNPYFHTFGYKAGILACTLFGVTMLPLAVYSAEAAMTLVASQRATVFPGAPTIFQTILDADSRVDHDLSSLRLVVTGAAIVPVVLVERIQRDLGVATVITAYGLSETSGFVSTCTPDDDDETVANTCGRAFAGMEIALSDAGEVLARGDMVMRGYLDDETATAETIDADGWLHTGDIGTIDERGNLRITDRLKDMYICGGFNVYPAEVEQTLVRFDAVTEAAVIGVPDERLGEVGRAYLTVRSGAHISEDEVIAHCRSTLANFKVPRSVVVIDEFPRNAAGKILKRELSSLT; encoded by the coding sequence ATGCGAGCTAGCCTAACCTACCAAGCGTTTGCTAGGTTTTCCGATGTGACCGACGTGGACCTGGTGCAGACCACGCCGCAGGCGCTGCGTCGTGCGGCACTGATGTGGCCCGATCAGATCGCGGTGGTCGACTCGCAGTGGGGCGAGGACATCGAGCTGACCTGGTCGGAGTTGCTGGGGGCGGTCCGCACCTTCGCGGGCGCTCTGATCCGACAGGGCATCGGCGCCGGTGATCGCGTGGCCATCTGGGCGCCCAACAGCGTGCACTGGCCGATCGCCGCTCTGGGCGCGCACTTCGTCGGCGCCACCCTCGTGCCGGTCAACACGCGGTACACCGCGACCGAGGTCCTCGACGTCCTGGTCCGGACCCACTCCCGCGCGCTGGTGGTGCCCGGGGTGTTCCTGGGCGTCGACCGCCTCGCCGAACTCGCCGCACTGGCCGACCTGCCCGCCGACACCGACCTGATCGCATCGATCCGGATCCGACTCGACGCCGACGACTGCACCCGCGCCGACCACGGCATCGACTGGAACGACTTCCTCTCGTCGGCCACCGACTCCGACCGCGCCGAGGCCGACACCCGCGCCGACGCGGTCCGACCCGATGACGTCTCCGACATCCTGTTCACCTCGGGCACCACCGGGCGCAGCAAGGGGGTGGTCGCCGAACACCGGCAGTCGGCGGCCGGGGCCCGCGCGTGGGGCGCCAACGGGGCGCTGAGCACAGACGACCGCTACCTGATGGTCAACCCGTACTTCCACACCTTCGGCTACAAGGCCGGCATCCTCGCCTGCACCCTGTTCGGCGTGACGATGCTCCCGCTGGCGGTGTACTCCGCCGAGGCCGCGATGACCCTGGTCGCGTCACAGCGGGCCACGGTCTTCCCCGGCGCGCCGACCATCTTCCAGACCATCCTCGACGCCGACTCCCGCGTCGACCATGATCTGTCGAGCCTGCGGCTGGTCGTCACCGGTGCGGCGATCGTGCCGGTGGTCCTGGTGGAGCGCATCCAGCGCGACCTCGGAGTCGCGACGGTCATCACCGCCTACGGGCTGAGCGAGACGAGCGGGTTCGTCTCGACCTGCACGCCCGACGACGATGACGAGACGGTGGCGAACACGTGCGGCCGCGCCTTTGCGGGGATGGAGATCGCGCTCTCCGACGCCGGCGAGGTGCTGGCGCGGGGCGACATGGTGATGCGCGGCTATCTCGACGACGAGACGGCGACGGCCGAGACCATCGACGCCGACGGGTGGTTGCACACCGGGGACATCGGGACGATCGACGAGCGCGGCAACCTGCGCATCACCGACCGACTGAAGGACATGTACATCTGCGGGGGTTTCAACGTCTATCCCGCGGAGGTCGAGCAGACCCTCGTGCGATTCGACGCGGTCACCGAGGCGGCCGTCATCGGGGTCCCGGACGAACGCCTGGGTGAGGTGGGACGGGCGTACCTCACGGTGCGGAGTGGGGCGCACATCTCCGAGGACGAGGTGATCGCCCACTGCCGGTCCACACTCGCCAATTTCAAGGTCCCGCGCAGTGTCGTCGTCATCGACGAATTCCCCCGAAATGCGGCAGGGAAAATTCTTAAACGTGAACTCTCTTCACTGACGTGA
- a CDS encoding acyl-CoA dehydrogenase family protein has translation MISTNLADRGVDLGRYPGGAEDFALSVRTWLDENLTGDFAHLAGRGGPGSEHEFFAERLAWDRHLAESGWTCLGWPTEYGGRNATIGQRILFHTEYARSDAPARVNHLGEELLGPTLIAFGTEAQKERFLPGIADVTELWAQGYSEPGAGSDLANVSTTAQLVDGRWVINGQKVWTSLAHVAQWVFVLCRVERGSSRHRGLGFLLVPLDQPGITVRPIQQLTGTSEFNEVFFDDAVTDADLIVGEPGDGWKVAMGLLEFERGVSTLGQQVGFARELDRVVALAKSNGAADDPTIRERIITAWVGLRVMRAHAERTLAAVDTGGAGGQASVSKLQWANWHRDLGELAVAVQGAPSLIAPDATTEGVPNDITTPDRVELDEWQRLFLFTRADTIYGGSNEVQRNIIAERVLGLPREARE, from the coding sequence ATGATCTCGACCAATCTTGCCGATCGGGGCGTCGACCTGGGGCGGTATCCGGGCGGCGCGGAGGATTTCGCGCTATCGGTGCGGACCTGGCTCGACGAGAATCTGACCGGTGACTTCGCGCACCTGGCCGGTCGTGGTGGACCGGGCAGCGAGCACGAGTTCTTCGCTGAGCGGCTGGCGTGGGACCGACATCTCGCCGAATCCGGGTGGACCTGCCTCGGCTGGCCGACCGAATACGGCGGCCGCAACGCCACGATCGGTCAGCGCATCCTGTTCCACACCGAGTACGCCCGGTCCGACGCGCCCGCCCGGGTCAACCACCTCGGCGAGGAACTGCTCGGGCCGACGCTGATCGCCTTCGGCACCGAGGCGCAGAAGGAACGGTTCCTGCCGGGCATCGCCGATGTCACCGAGCTGTGGGCGCAGGGCTATTCCGAGCCCGGGGCGGGATCGGACCTGGCAAACGTGTCGACGACCGCGCAGCTCGTCGACGGCCGATGGGTCATCAACGGGCAGAAGGTGTGGACGTCGCTCGCGCACGTCGCGCAATGGGTCTTCGTGCTCTGCCGCGTCGAACGGGGCTCGAGCCGGCACAGGGGGTTGGGATTCCTCCTGGTGCCGTTGGACCAGCCCGGCATCACCGTGCGCCCCATCCAACAGCTCACCGGCACATCGGAGTTCAACGAGGTCTTCTTCGACGACGCGGTCACCGACGCCGACCTGATTGTCGGCGAGCCCGGCGACGGGTGGAAGGTCGCGATGGGACTGCTCGAGTTCGAACGCGGTGTGTCCACGCTCGGCCAGCAGGTCGGCTTCGCCCGGGAGCTCGACCGGGTGGTGGCGCTGGCGAAGTCGAACGGCGCCGCCGACGACCCGACGATCCGCGAGCGCATCATCACCGCCTGGGTGGGGTTGCGCGTGATGCGCGCCCACGCCGAGCGCACCCTGGCCGCGGTCGACACCGGCGGTGCGGGCGGGCAGGCGTCGGTGTCGAAGCTGCAGTGGGCCAACTGGCATCGCGACCTCGGTGAGCTGGCGGTGGCCGTGCAGGGCGCGCCGTCGCTGATCGCCCCGGACGCCACGACCGAGGGTGTCCCGAACGACATCACCACCCCCGACCGGGTGGAACTCGATGAGTGGCAACGTCTTTTCCTCTTCACACGCGCCGACACCATCTACGGCGGCTCGAACGAGGTCCAGCGCAACATCATCGCCGAGCGGGTGCTCGGACTACCGCGAGAGGCACGCGAGTGA
- a CDS encoding SDR family oxidoreductase, translating into MNASPLSTPPEEIPGHGLLLGKKVVVTAAAGTGIGFASARRALLEGADVLVSDFHERRLGETVEKLVLEFPDQTVAQTVCDVSKTDQVNELIDVAVRELGQIDVLINNAGLGGETPIVEMTDDQWDRVLDITLTSTFRATRAALRYFAAAPHNGVIVNNASVLGWRAQAGQSHYAAGKAGVMALTRCSAVEAAEYGVRINAVAPSIARHPFLAKVTSEELLDDLASREAYGRAAEVWEIAATIAMLASDYTTYLTGEIVSISSQRA; encoded by the coding sequence GTGAATGCATCTCCACTGTCGACACCGCCGGAGGAGATCCCCGGACACGGGCTGCTGCTCGGGAAGAAGGTCGTCGTGACCGCGGCGGCCGGCACGGGCATCGGGTTCGCCTCGGCGCGGCGCGCGCTGCTGGAGGGCGCCGACGTCCTCGTCAGTGATTTCCACGAGCGCCGACTCGGCGAGACCGTCGAGAAGCTCGTGCTGGAGTTCCCGGATCAGACGGTGGCACAGACGGTCTGCGACGTGTCGAAGACCGATCAGGTGAACGAGCTGATCGACGTCGCGGTACGCGAGCTGGGTCAGATCGACGTGCTGATCAACAACGCAGGGCTCGGCGGTGAGACCCCGATCGTCGAGATGACCGACGACCAGTGGGACCGCGTCCTCGACATCACCCTCACCAGCACCTTCCGGGCGACGCGGGCCGCGCTGCGCTACTTCGCCGCCGCACCCCACAACGGGGTCATCGTCAACAACGCGTCGGTCCTGGGGTGGCGCGCGCAGGCCGGGCAATCCCACTACGCCGCGGGCAAGGCCGGTGTCATGGCCCTGACGAGGTGTTCGGCGGTCGAGGCCGCGGAGTACGGCGTCCGCATCAACGCCGTCGCCCCGTCGATCGCCCGGCACCCGTTCCTGGCCAAGGTGACCAGCGAGGAACTCCTCGACGACCTCGCCTCACGCGAGGCCTACGGCCGCGCGGCCGAGGTCTGGGAGATCGCCGCCACGATCGCGATGCTCGCCAGCGACTACACCACGTACCTGACCGGGGAGATCGTGTCGATCTCCAGCCAACGAGCCTGA